The genomic window TACTCCTACTTCCTCGGCAATGCCGATGAGCTGCTTTATGCCCTTTGTGCGTAATTCATCGAGTTGATAACCTTCAACCGGTGTGTGAGTTCGTTTATTATCTGCCATAAAATTCCTTAGTCAAAAATGAAGATCTTAAAAGAAGTTTAAGGTATAGAATCTGCAGAGATTCTCGCATTTAAAGAAGTCTCTTGTCGAGTAAAACAGAGTGCTGATTCTATATAAAACTTCCTTGCGTGTCAAGAGGTTGCACTTTTTAAGAGATATTATTTTTTATATTTTTATCCAAATCTGGATGGATTTTATAGACTTTGTTTTTAATTTTGATGAGAATTCCGGTATCAATGAGTTGCTTAAAAGTCTTTACAATCGTGGGTTTGCTGACATTGAGATGAGCGATAATGTTTTCATATGAGCCATAAAAGATATTGTCCTCATCGCAATTTGCCAATAAAAATTCAATAATGGCAATTTTTTTGCCACCCACAAAGGTGGAAATGGCGTTAATAAGGAGATTCTTTGAAGCGATTTCATCGGCTTGTAAAAATGGCAATATAGCCTTGTGTATGGCTTGGAGTAATTCCTCTATGTTGATAGGCTTTAAAATATATCCATCTACACGTAGCCTAATTGCATCAAGCAGATATTTTGTCTCTGTGTGTGCGGTGGTGATGACAACAGGAACATCTGGGTGTATGCTTGAGCTTCTTATATTATCAATAAGTTCGATGCCATTCATTTTTGGCATAAGAATATCTGTCAGCACCAAATCAACCTTATGTAGCCTAAAAAGATTCAGTGCCTCCTGCCCGTTTTTTGCCACAAGTAGTCGCCCCACATAGTCTTCGAGTACCATAGTTGTGAGGTTTGCAGTATCTACATCATCTTCAGCATATAAAATAGTGAGATTGCTCAATGCCTCAAATTTCATACTTTACCCCCTTGTGTTGGTATGTGGATAGTGAATTCTGCTCCAAAGTATGCCTCCCCCCATTGTGTGTTTGATACATCTATTGTGCCATTAAATTGTCGTTCAATGATTTGCTCTGCCATATATAAGCCTATGCCTGTGCCTACGGATTTATGCTTGGTTGTGAAGTATGGCTCGAATACCTTTGATTTATCCTCGAGGCGAATTCCACCTGCATTATCTCTCACGCAAAGCACGATATTATATCCTACCTTGTCTAACAAAATCTCTATACACAAATCTGTAAAATCTTTTTCATTTTCAGCCCTTAATTTAAGCGCATCAATCGCATTATTGATAAGTATTAAAATCACCTGCATAAAGGAGTTTTGATAGCCATCAATGCTAAGATTCTCTTTTTTTGCCACTACATTTATTTTTATAAGATTCTCTTTCAAACGCTCTTTTAAAAGTTCTATTGAATCCTCAATGCTTGTGATAAATACAAAAGGTTCGGTGTTTGCCTCCGGGCGAAAGAAATTGCGGAAATTTTCAATCGTGTTTGACATCTCCGTGGCGATTTTCATACCATATTGCGTTTGTTGAAGCACAAAGTCATCATCAAGGCGATTTTGCATAGCCTTACTTTTGAAGCTTTGTATAAGCATAGTGAGGGAGTTAAGTGGCTGTCGCCATTGATGTGCGATATTTTGTATCATTTCTCCCATAGAAGCAAGTCTTGCTTGTTGATACATAATTAAATCTTTCTTACGATTTTGTTCGACCTCATATTGAATAGATTCTTGCAAGTTTGCATTAAGTGCTTGAAGTTCTTTTGTTTTAGAATCTACGAGTTGTTCTAATAGCAAGTGATTTGTATTGATAGAATGTCGAATAGAAAGGGCGAGAATGATAATAGTCGCAATCACAATAAACATAAAAATGACCAAAAATACAAAGGTGTGATTGTATAGTGTATCCGTTATGGCTTTATTATAAAATGTAATATCGCTTGAAAGTATAATCTGCTCTTTGAGTAATGCAGAAATGGCGGGTATATCATTGTTGGTAATGGCGATTTTGGCAGATTCTCTCACCTGTTGTTGTTTTTGCAAAAGCTCCTTTACGGCATCATATTCTTTTGACATAAAAGTTTGCGCGTATTGTTTGCGTAAATGCAAAATAAGAGAATCCATATTGTCAATTTTGTTTTGAGCTTTTGGTTCGAGTATCCACATATATGACAAGTGTGCAATATCATCTTGATTATTTTTATTTTGCTCTTGCGCATTTTTATTAGGCGTATAGAGATTTCCTAAAGAATTTGTGTCAAATTCGCTCTTTAGCCCAAGAAGTGCGAGGAGTGCCACACTCGCCACAAGCACAAAACCTACAACGATAATCCACACTAAAATTGTCGTTTTTGCCTTAAACGAGATTTTATTCATTAAAGAATGCACGATACTCATACAAGATTCTTTGCATTTTCTATCGCATTGGCTAGGGCGCGGAGTAATAAATCATATCGCAAAAACTTATCCTTATTTTTTTTGAGTGCATAGCTCACTTGCCCTTGTAGTCTTTCTTGTAAAGAGAGTAGCGCGATATGCTCCTCATTTAGTGCGTTGATATGTTTTTGTGTATTTTCCACCTCACCTAATGCCTTAGATTTTTTGAGTATGTTTGTATTAATCTCCTCGCTCAATGCGTCAATCTTGCTTTTTGCCACTTGCTTATCAACTAAGATTCTTAACTCCCTGTTTTTGGTTTCTAAAGTATCGTTGCAGGATTCTACCTTGACTATATTTACCTTATGTTTGAGTTCCTCTTGTGCAAGGCTACTTGTGATATTTAAAATGCGCTCTTGCGTATTGCTAATTTGTATTTGGAGATTTTGTATATCAAATTCTACACTTGCCTTATTATGTAATGTTTCTTTGATGAGGGGTAGAGTCCAAGGGTCGCCGTTTTTATCAACAATGAGCGGTTTTGTGTAAATTTTTTTATTTAACTCGATTGAGCTACCATTATAGAATCCCACAAAATTAAGCGCGTTAGGGTCGTCTTTAGCGCATAAATCTAAAAGCTCCTTTGCTACTACTTCAAACATTACCCACGCATATTTTTGCACTAAGGAGAGGCAATAAATCGTTTTTTGTATAGAATCTATGTGTCCCAATGGCAAGGATTCTAAAAAAATACGCATTTTTTGTATGGCAAAAAAATGAAATTTTTTATTGAATCCTAGCACATCAATTTGTGCGAGATGTATATCATTTTGCAAGATTTGCAATGTATTTTGCATAATAAGCGATTGTATGTTGATAGATTCTAATGCCTTATCAATACTTGTTTTGTGCTCGTTACTCAAAATAAACATATGCGCCTTGTCATCAATATCACGAACCTCCTTATTAATCTGCACGATTTCATAATCAAATTTTTTGAGCTTAATACTGCCGTCTTTGAAAAACAGGGCATCACGCGGTTGTATGCCAAAGACATTCCTTAGGGCGATTTTGATTAAATCTCGCTTTGTACTTTCACACTGCACATCAAGTATAGAATCCACATATTGAAAAAACTCCTCAAAATCCTCCTTTGAAGGCTCTCTTTCGTAAAGTTTTGCCTTATGCTTTGTGAGAAAATCGCAGATTCTTTGCACATAAATATTATGCTGTTGATTTTTAATGCGCGTGATGATATGCAATTCTTTTTTATCATAATGCACGAACGCGCCCAAACCGCATTGATCGTAAAAATGCAAAATGGCGAGGCGAATATCATTCTCTGCGTCTTTGTGTTTTTGCAAAAGCTCAAGCAACGCGCCCTCGCTCTGTGTTTTTGCCTCTATGATTGAATGTGTGTTGTTAAAACAATCTTGCAAAATGTGTAGGGCATTATCGTATATATTCATAGGATTCTCATCTATTTTTTCTAGAATTAATTTTTGCGCTATTTTGAGATGAAGTGCGGGATTTAAGCACACTTTGAATCTGTTCATTTGAGGCATTTTGTATATTGCTAAAAGTGCCAAAAAATTCTAAAAGTCGCTTGATTTGTGCCTTGCTGTATTGATTATCGCCTATGCTTTGCACTTTGTTTGTATCCTTTGTTTTTTTGTATTGATGATAAGTGATTGCGTATCGATGTGCCTCATCGCGTAGCTTTTGGCACAATTGTAGTCTCTTATCGTTTGTATTCAGTTTAAATTCCGCCTTTTGTGTGCGTAATATATCAAGCGCGTTGCCTTTGGCGCGATAGGCTTTGGCATTGTGCTTCATCTTTGCAATCGCCATCACATCGACATTTGCACCCACACTTTTGAGGACTTCAAGCGCAATGTGAATCTGCGCACTTCCACCATCGATGAGCCATAAATCCGGCGGTGGATTAGATTCAAATCTTTTTGCCCTCCGCTCGAGCATTTCACGCATTTGTGTATATTCATCACTCGTGCTTAGCTCATATCGGCGGTATTGTGCGGGACAGAAGTGATTATTTTCATACACAATCATACCGCCGACATTATACATTCCGCTATGATGTGAGGTATCAAAAACCTCGATTCTATGTGGCGTGTGTCGCAAGGAGCAGAGATTTTGTAACGCTATGAGTGTGCTATTTTCGTTATGCTCTTGTTTATGGAGTTTTAAAATTTCTTGTGCATTTTTGAGCCCGAGCAAAAGCACATCTTTTTTCTTACCTCGTTGTGGTTGGGTGATTTTCACGCTACTTTGGGTTTGATTCTGTAAAAGTGTTTGCAAAGATGAAATATCCGCAAAATGAAAATAGGGGATAAGAATCTCCTTTGGCATAAGTGGCAGGGCGGTTTTGTAGGCATTAAGGAGTGCTTGTGTGTAGAGCTCGGGCAGGTTGTCCTCTTGTATATCTTGGTGCAGAAGTGAAAAATCGCTTGAGACAATGCGTCCATTGCGGATAAAGAGGCTCATTAGAATATGCGTTTTTACCCCTTTTTGTGAATCTAAATCCTCGTCTGTGGCAAGGACAAATGCGTCATAATCCCCGCTCCGCATATCGATAATGGATTGATTTTTCATATGTGTGATTTTATGGATTTTATCGCGCATTTTTGCCGCTTCTTCAAATTGCAATGAGGCAGAGAGATTTTGCATTTTAGATTCCAAAATCTTTATTAACTCCTTTTTATTTTCAAGCAGTGCAATGCCTTGCTCCACGATATTTGTGTATTCTTGCGTAGAGATTTTGTTCTCACAAGGTGCGAGGCATTTTTGTATCTCATAAAACAAACACGCTTTTTTGCCTTTTGCGCAGGATTTTTTCTGCACCAAAGGTAGCACATCATAGAGGCTTTCAAGTAGCTCCCTCGCGCCATTAACAAATGGACCAAAATACTGAATCTTGGGCGATTTAAGCACGGCGCGTGTAATATCAAAGCTTGGAAAGGGCGAGGATTTATCGATATAAATGTAAGGATAAGTCTTGTCATCGCGCAGTAAAATATTATATTTTGGCTTGAGGCTCTTAATAAGCGAATTTTCAAGGATAAGTGCGTCTTGTTCGCTATCGGTTAAAAGCGTGTGAATCTGGGCGATTTGGGATACCATAATGGTGATTCTTGGGCTAAGATTAGACCTTGGTGCGATATGCTGATTATGAATGTTAAAGTAGCTTTTAATGCGATTTTTGAGATTCTTTGCCTTGCCGACATAGAGGAGATTCCCATCTTTGTCAAAGTATTGATAAATGCCTGAATGCGTGGGTAAATGCGTGAGGGTAAAAAGCAAATGTGAGCGATTGTCCTGTGCTTGTGTGTGCGTTAAGCTAGGTTGTGAATCTACCCTAGATTCTGAATCTAGTTTGCGCATTAAATCCAAATTATGTTGTGAATCTATTTTATGCGCCATTTTGGGTATCCCATTGTCGTTTTATGCTTAATCGCAAAGATTCAAATTTTTCGTAGAGAATCTTATCTGTCGCGTGGTTGATAAACTCCCCATTTGAATGCTCGGTGTATCGCACGGGCGGCTTTGGTGGAGGTGGAGGCGCGAGGATATGGCTTGGCGTGTAGGCGTGTATTTTTTGGATATGAGCAAGGGCAGGGAAGTGCTCTTTGTGCTGTTTTAAACTCTCTATTATGTGTTTATGTTTATAATGATTAAATTCTACACACAACGCCTTGTGTTTGAAAGCGAAAAGAAGCGTGTCGTTTTTGACGATAATAAATAGAATCTGCTCCCTTTCAAGTGGCGTGAGAAAGGTATTTTTGAAGCGCGAAATATCGTCTTGCTGTCGCATTTTGTGTGCAAGAGAGGGGAAACCTTGCGCAAGATTGGAGAATATATGAGATATGGTGGCTATTTTCATTTGGTAATTCTAGCATATTTGACATTTATTTTTATGTTTTTAGGTGGCTGTGGCTATAAGACAAAGCCATTTTATACCAAAGATGCGCAAGAAGTGAAGCAAGAGATTCAAGGACAAGATTCTATGGCAACACAAAGAAAGGAACAAAATCGAACGCTTTTTCAAAGTATAGATTCTACCCCTACGCCTAGCTATGAGGAAGAGGAGTGAAAATGGGACAATATGATGCGATTATTATCGGTGCAGGAGTAGCAGGGCTGTATTGTGCCGCACATTTACCAAAAAATCTTAAGGTGTTAATCCTCTGTAAATCACAACCTTGGGAGTGCAATACCTTTTACGCCCAAGGTGGAATAAGCATAGCAAAAGATAATGATGATGTGCTTTCGCACACGCAAGATACACTTTCCGCCGGTGGGTATCTCAATAATAAGCAATGCGTGGAAATGCTCGCAAGCACGAGTCCTAAGATTCTAAATGAGCTTATAGAAAGTGGCTTTGTGCTTGATAGGGATAGTAATAATGCGCTGCTCTATGCTAAGGAGGGAGGACATAGCAAGGCGCGTATCGTGCATTCAGGCGGGGACGCGACCGGGCGCAATCTCCATACACATCTTATCGATAGGTTAAGCGCGACATTGTGGAAAAATGCAGAGGTGGTGGATTTACTCATCGAAGAGGATAAGTGCTATGGCGTGTGTGTGCAGACAAAGCTAGGCACACATAATCTCTACGCACATCACATTGTTATTGCGAGTGGTGGCGTTGGTGGTTTGTTTAAATACCATACAAATGCCTACACGATTAGTAGCGATATACACGGCATTATCCTCGAGCATCATCTCGCCTTGCAGGATATGGAAATGCTCCAATTCCACCCTACCGCCTATGTGCGTAATCCTCAAGCGCGTAAATATCTTATCTCCGAGGCGGTGCGTGGCGAAGGCGGTGTGATAGTCGATGAAGATGGCAAACGATTTTTGTTTGATTATGATGAGCGGGGTGAGTTAGCACCGCGTGACATTGTGGCGCGTGGGATTATGGACTATTGCACAAAACATAAAAAAGAGGTGTTTTTAGATGTGAGCGTGTTTGATAAGGCAGGATTCAAAAATCGCTTTCCAAATATTTATCGTGATTTAAGCACATTTTTAGACATTCCTAATGAGAAGATTCCCATTTCACCGGCGTTTCACTATTCTATGGGTGGTATTGCTGTGGATATAAATGGGCTTGTCAAAGGAATGAGTAATCTTTATGCAGTGGGAGAATGCGCGTGCAATGGGCTGCACGGAGGTAATCGCCTTGCGTCTAATTCTTTGCTAGAGGGGCTTGTCTTTGGCTCAAATGTTGCTAAACATATTGTAGAAAATCCTACACGCACGAGGGTGGCGCATTTTCCATTGTGTGAGGAAGTGCTAGAGAAAGAAGGTGATGTGAAGCTTAAGAATGTGTTGCGTGAGATTATGTGGGATAAGGTGGGAATTATCCGCTCTAAAAGTGGGCTAGATTCTGCTCTTGGGGGAATTGAAGTGATGTTAGAATCTAATATCGGGCGTATGTTGCGGCTGCGGCTACTCGTGGCGCGTAGGATTATAGAATCTGCGCTTACTCGCACAGAAAGCAAGGGCGCACATTTTAGGGTGGATTAAGCGAGTTTATATCACTTTTTAGAATCTGCAATAAAAATACAAGTCAATTACAACAATAAATTAAGATATGTAGAATAGAGATTCTTAGGGTTGGCTTAGATTTGGTAGGCAAAAAGCAGTGTTAAAGCTTTGTAAATAAGTTTCTAAAATGGCTAAGAATAGAATCTAAAAAGTATTTTCATTTATTTTTATCTTTTTTGCAGTCTGTGGAGTGTGGGTGGTACGCCCAAGAGGATTCGAACCTCTGACCTACGGCTTAGAAGGCCGTTGCTCTATCCAGCTGAGCTATGAGCGCATATATACACTAGAGAAATAAAAAAGGTTTGGTTGCGGGAGAGGGATTTGAACCCCCGACCTTTGGGTTATGAGCCCAATGAGCTACCGGACTGCTCTATCCCGCGATATTTCCAAAATACGCTAAAGTGCTAAATGCAAGAAAGAACTTAAAGTTTGAAGAAGTGGCTGGGGTAAAAGGATTCGAACCTCTGAATGCCTGGACCAAAACCAGGTGCCTTACCGCTTGGCGATACCCCAATAACAAAAATTGAGGCGTAATTATAATGAGTTTTGTATGTATTTGTCAAGGGATAGGGGCGTATAATTTATGAAAAATAAAATGAAATATTTGCCTAGAAGTTACTTGTATGGTTTAAAATGCGAACATTCCTTAACAAGTCATACAAAATATTTGGAGACTTCGGGGAAAATTTTAAAATAAAGGATTGAGCTATGAGTAAAGTTGTAGAAACATTAAAACAAATTCAAGCTGATGCGGCAGTGTTTTATGTCAAAGTGCATAATTTTCATTGGAATGTTAAGGGTATGGACTTTCACCCTACGCATAAGGCTACTGAAGAGATTTATGAAAATTTTGCTGATGTGTTTGATGATGTTGCAGAGCGCGTATTGCAAATTGGTGAAAAGCCCTATGTAACACTTGCAGATATGCTTAAAGCTGCAAAAATTAAAGAGGAGAGCAAAACAAGTTTTACTTCAAAAGATGTTTTAAAAGCTATCCTTGCTGATTATGAATATTTCCTTAAAGCGTTTGAAAATCTTTCAAGTGAGGCTGAAAAAGCTGGAGATAATGTAACACAGGGATATGCTGATGATAAAGTAGGTGAGTTGCAAAAAGCTATTTGGATGCTGAAAGCTACACTTGCTTAAGCCTCCTTACATTTTCGTTTCACATATTATATTAACGATGAGAATCTCTTTTTAGATTCTCATCATCTCCTTAACTTCAATTTTTAAAATATAGAGATTCTAAAAGAAATTTATTTTGTTTTTATATAATTTGCCCCAAAAGCAATGCAAAGGTTAAAAATGTATCAACAACGCGTGAAAGAAGCTATAGAGGCGATTAAAAAAGGTGAGATGATTATTATTATGGACGATGAGGATAGGGAGAATGAGGGCGATTTGGTAATGGCAGGTATTTTTTCCACTCCTCAAAAAATCAACTTTATGGCGCAAGAAGCACGAGGGCTTATTTGCGTATCCATCACACAAGAGCTTGCCAAAAAACTTGACTTGCCCCCAATGGTGCAAAAAAACGATAGCAATCACGAAACAGCCTTTACGATTTCTATTGACGCAAAAGAAGCCAAGACGGGTATTTCAGCCTATGAGCGCGATATGACTATTAGACTTATGTGTGAGAGTAACGCAAAACCAAGTGATTTTGTGCGTCCCGGACATATTTTTCCGCTTATTGCTAAAGAGGGAGGAGTGCTTGTGCGCACAGGACATACAGAGGCAAGTGTAGATATTTGCCGCCTTGCAGGAGTTGCACCCATTAGCGTAATTTGTGAGATTATGAAAAAAGACGGCACAATGGCAGGGCGCGGGGATAAATTTTTGCTTGATTTTGCCTCTTTGCATAATCTTAAGATTCTCTATGTATCCGATATTATCCATTATCGCCTTAATTTTGAAAATCTCCTGCGTGAGACTTCTCGTAAAAATGCAGTATTTATGGGCGTAGCGTGTGAAAAAATCACCTTTATAGACCATTTAGAGCGCGAGCATATTGCCTTTGCATTTTCTACCTCTACTCCGCATAAGACAAAGCCGCTTATTAGATTCCATAATATGCGCAGTGATTTGGAATTGCTAGAAAATACAGAAGAATGGAATGCGCTTCTTAAAAGCATTGAATATTTAAAAGAACAAGGCGGCTATTTGATAGTTTTAAATACTCATTCCCTGCATATATCTAAAGCCTGTGGCGATATGAAAGACTTTGGTATTGGTGCGCAGATTCTTAAAAGATTAGGTATTGAAGATTTTGTGCTTCTTAGCTCTTGTAGTGCAAACAAAGGTGAGTATAATGCCCTTAGTGGCTTTAATCTGCATTTGGTGGAAAAGATTGAGGTATAAAATAATATTAAGACAAATTTGTCTATAATCTTAGCTTTTGTAAATCCATATTTTAGGGAAAGTTATGCCATTATCTCCAAGAGTGAAAATTCTTGTCTGCTATCATAAGATAAGCCCAATCATTGCAAATGAAGTGTTGCAACCAATTTTGGTAGGTGCGGCACAAGCAGACCAAACCACACTAGAATCTTTAGAATCTGCTTGTGCTAAGCAGGGCGTAGAACTTTTTAGGGACGATTATATTTCAGGGGAGGAGGCATACTCTCATAGTTTAAAAAAAGAAATTTCCACACTCAATCCCCACTTTTGCGAACTCACCGCAATGTATTGGGCGTGGAAGAATCTTGAAGCAGATTATTATGGACTTTTTCATTATCGGAGAGTGTTTGATTTCGCACTAAATACATTTTTTTCTCGCCTTAAATCAGCCTTTATTCCTCAAAGTCGTGTTATCGCTAAATATCATCTTGAATCTACCTTTATTACTTCGTATTTGCAAACACATCATATTGATATAGTTATTCCCAAGCCCTTGCCTTTACACCAAGATATAAATGCGTATGAAAATTTTGCGAAAGGAGGGCATAACATAAAAGATTTAGATAAAGCGATTGCCTATATTAAAGAAACTTATCCATTTATGGGAGATTCTATTACGCAGGCACTTTTTACAAATGGTGCGAAAATATGCTATTGGAATATGGCAATATGGCGTAAAGAGATATTTTTTGAATATTGTGAGTGGCTCTTTGATGTGCTTTTTGCTTTGCAAGAGCAAATTGATTATAAATCTTATGATGCACACGAAGCGAGAGTCTTTGGATTTTTAAGTGAGTGGCTTTTTAACGTGTGGCTTGCCTATCAGTTGAAAACGCGTAAATTGAATGTGCTTGAAGCAAAAAGTAAGCTTCTTTATAACAAGCAAAGTAAATTTTTTGGCAAAGTCAGTGCGCCAGATTGTGAGCGGTATTATTTTTTATTTATCCGTATATATAAAAAATCTCTTTCGCCCCTCCCCCCTGCTACTCCACAGCCTCAAAAGTTTAAACAAGAATTTGATAAAGGGAATGAAGTATGAATATAAAGATTCTCGTATGTTATCACAAGGTAAGCCCTATTATTGGCAATGATGTCTTACAGCCAATTCTGCTCGGTGCAGCAAATGCGAGTGAATACACCATAGGCGGTTTGAAAACTTTGTGTGATAAGGCAGGAGTGCCACTTTTGTATGATAATAGTGGAGAGCATATCAGCAGCCTTAATCCCTACTTTTGCGAACTCACCGCAATGTATTGGGCGTGGAAGAATCTTGAAGCAGATTATTATGGACTTTTTCATTATCGTAGAGTGTTTGATTTTAGAGATTCTACTCATTTTGATATGCCTAGAACACAAAAATATTATTATGATTCCATAAGAGGTTTTTTTAGTGATTTTTATCAACAATATGGGCTTAATCCTCAAAATATTATTGAGTCTCTAAAGGGTTATGATATAGTGCTTCCAACTTTGGTTATTGACCACGATGATAAGCAAAGAGCACAACATTTATCACTCTATGAATTATATGATGAGGTGCATTATATAAAAGATATGGATTTAGCGCTAGAGTATATCGCTTCAAAATATCCACAGATGTATCAAATTGCACTCGATACACTCCACAAAAAGCCTTTGTTTTGGTATATAGCAAATATGTATATTATGAAAAAGGCATTATATTTTGAATATTGCGAATGGTTATTTGATGTTTTGTTTGCTATTGAGCCTTTGAGTGCTTATAAAAATTATGATAGTTATCAGGCAAGAATTTTTGGCTTTTTAGCGGAGAGATTATTTAATGTATGGATTGCTTATAAAAAAACACAAAAGAATCTTAAAATAAAAGAACTACCCTTAGTCTTTTTTAAATTTAGAGCAAAAAAAAGATGGTTTGGTTGGGCTCAAGATGGCGATGTGAAGCAATTTTATGTATGTAAATTACGAGTGATAAAGAAATATCTAGGTGAGGCTAAATCCTAAATGTGTGACAGAGTTCAAAGAGGCAAGGGAGAGCTAAATGGATTCTAGGATCTCACAGAAAAATACGCACTTTTTGCATAAGCTTTGCAATCTTGCAGATGTGAAAATAGCGCGTTTTCATCTCGGTGAAATTGTCTTATGGCTTTGTATGTTGCTTGCGGGAGTTGCTCTAGCTATCTTGCCATTGTCTTATAGCTATATAAGTATCAAAATCCCTATTCAACTGCTGTATATTGCATTTGGTGTGTATCTACTTTGTTTCTGGCGCAATATGAAATCTATCAAAGCCCTTATTTTGCCTCTTAGCTTTATGGCTATTGTTGTGATAATGGCGTATATCTCACTTTTGTATGCAGTGAATGTGCCAGAGACTAAGAATCTTATTCGTTGGTATCTGCTTGAACCTAGTCTTTTTATGATGATGAGTTTTCTATTCACACTTTCTTTGAAGCAAAGCCAACAGAGGATATTTTTTATTTTACTTTGCTGTGTGATTTTCTATCACCCTTTGGTTACAATTTATGATTTTTATGCTAATGGTGATGGGAAGCTCGGTTATCGTGCGATGTTACCCCATTATCATATCCCTGCTACGGGATATAGCTTTTATTTACTCTTTGCCTTTAGCTTTGCTTATGTGGGCTTTTTAAAAACAAGGGGGTTTGCAAAATACATCTTTGGCATATTTACACTTTTAGGAATCTACGCCTTTGTGTGTAATGGTGGAAGATTTGCGGCTTTGGCACTTATTGTTATGATATGTGCACCTCTTGCATTTTTTGTCTATAAGCGTAAAAAAATAGCTCTTTTGGGATTATTTATCACTCTTTGTTTTGGTGCTTTTGTGCTTTATCATTTTAGCTCCTCGTGGCAGGATAGATTTAATTTTTATAAGATA from Helicobacter typhlonius includes these protein-coding regions:
- a CDS encoding DUF4422 domain-containing protein, whose product is MNIKILVCYHKVSPIIGNDVLQPILLGAANASEYTIGGLKTLCDKAGVPLLYDNSGEHISSLNPYFCELTAMYWAWKNLEADYYGLFHYRRVFDFRDSTHFDMPRTQKYYYDSIRGFFSDFYQQYGLNPQNIIESLKGYDIVLPTLVIDHDDKQRAQHLSLYELYDEVHYIKDMDLALEYIASKYPQMYQIALDTLHKKPLFWYIANMYIMKKALYFEYCEWLFDVLFAIEPLSAYKNYDSYQARIFGFLAERLFNVWIAYKKTQKNLKIKELPLVFFKFRAKKRWFGWAQDGDVKQFYVCKLRVIKKYLGEAKS
- a CDS encoding O-antigen ligase family protein; translation: MDSRISQKNTHFLHKLCNLADVKIARFHLGEIVLWLCMLLAGVALAILPLSYSYISIKIPIQLLYIAFGVYLLCFWRNMKSIKALILPLSFMAIVVIMAYISLLYAVNVPETKNLIRWYLLEPSLFMMMSFLFTLSLKQSQQRIFFILLCCVIFYHPLVTIYDFYANGDGKLGYRAMLPHYHIPATGYSFYLLFAFSFAYVGFLKTRGFAKYIFGIFTLLGIYAFVCNGGRFAALALIVMICAPLAFFVYKRKKIALLGLFITLCFGAFVLYHFSSSWQDRFNFYKIVNNFSQVWHTPPAEMGQYLNGACQNDPWLICSPHSLNKHSQIYMEYSSLARVSTLKSTLLAIVDNPLRPNGYHFQQFPFNIQQIFPLESINHPFSLAPYKDTFISHNTHNHNYPSSVWFELGLVGFIGFSLFVGYFFYALYKAKIDFRSNVNIQQLFIGSIGLALLGLVVANVFDCFPVRDGQIFLFVLCGVFLAHFRILKDS
- a CDS encoding DUF4422 domain-containing protein produces the protein MPLSPRVKILVCYHKISPIIANEVLQPILVGAAQADQTTLESLESACAKQGVELFRDDYISGEEAYSHSLKKEISTLNPHFCELTAMYWAWKNLEADYYGLFHYRRVFDFALNTFFSRLKSAFIPQSRVIAKYHLESTFITSYLQTHHIDIVIPKPLPLHQDINAYENFAKGGHNIKDLDKAIAYIKETYPFMGDSITQALFTNGAKICYWNMAIWRKEIFFEYCEWLFDVLFALQEQIDYKSYDAHEARVFGFLSEWLFNVWLAYQLKTRKLNVLEAKSKLLYNKQSKFFGKVSAPDCERYYFLFIRIYKKSLSPLPPATPQPQKFKQEFDKGNEV